One window of the Amycolatopsis mediterranei genome contains the following:
- a CDS encoding LLM class flavin-dependent oxidoreductase codes for MKLGIYSFGDRAPDPRTGEQPTVAQTLANTLERIKLADELGLGFYGLGEHHLDQYAISSPGTVLAAAASVTNQITLSSAVTVLSTEDPVRVYQQFTTLDQLSHGRAELLAGRGSFTESFPLFGNDLGDYDELFEEKLALLLRIDREDPLTWSGKFRPPLENARILPRPYGRRLRISIGTGGNPESSIRAGLLGLPVVYAVIGGQPERFAPLVDLYRQAGEAGEQDPADLHVTMSAIGFIAEKSQDAKETFYPYWLETMKYGARARGWAVPTRAEYDEYTRGAQALFVGSPQEIAERLIAVGKRTGADRYAMQMDWSGVPHAEVMRAIELLGTEVLPLVEKEF; via the coding sequence ATGAAACTCGGCATCTACAGCTTCGGCGACCGCGCGCCGGACCCGCGCACCGGCGAACAGCCCACTGTCGCGCAGACGCTGGCCAACACCCTCGAGCGGATCAAGCTCGCCGACGAGCTCGGCCTCGGCTTCTACGGCCTCGGCGAGCACCACCTCGACCAATACGCGATTTCCAGCCCGGGCACCGTGCTGGCCGCCGCCGCGAGCGTCACGAACCAGATCACCCTGAGTTCCGCCGTGACCGTGCTCAGCACCGAGGACCCGGTCCGCGTCTACCAGCAGTTCACCACGCTCGACCAGCTCAGCCACGGCCGCGCCGAACTGCTCGCCGGGCGCGGGTCGTTCACCGAGTCGTTCCCGCTGTTCGGCAACGACCTCGGCGACTACGACGAGCTCTTCGAGGAGAAGCTCGCCCTGCTCCTGCGCATCGACCGCGAGGACCCGCTCACCTGGTCCGGCAAGTTCCGGCCGCCGCTGGAGAACGCGCGGATCCTGCCCCGGCCGTACGGCAGGCGCCTGCGCATCTCGATCGGCACCGGCGGCAACCCCGAGTCGTCGATCCGCGCCGGGCTGCTCGGCCTGCCGGTCGTGTACGCGGTGATCGGCGGGCAGCCCGAGCGCTTCGCCCCGCTGGTCGACCTCTACCGCCAGGCCGGCGAGGCCGGTGAGCAGGACCCCGCGGACCTGCACGTCACCATGAGCGCGATCGGCTTCATCGCCGAGAAGTCCCAGGACGCCAAGGAAACCTTCTACCCGTACTGGCTCGAGACGATGAAGTACGGCGCCCGCGCCCGCGGCTGGGCGGTCCCGACCCGCGCGGAGTACGACGAATACACCCGCGGCGCGCAGGCGCTGTTCGTCGGCAGCCCGCAGGAGATCGCCGAGCGGCTGATCGCGGTCGGCAAGCGCACCGGCGCGGACCGGTACGCGATGCAGATGGACTGGTCCGGCGTCCCGCACGCCGAGGTCATGCGGGCCATCGAACTCCTCGGTACCGAAGTTCTTCCGTTGGTGGAAAAGGAGTTCTAG
- a CDS encoding Glu/Leu/Phe/Val dehydrogenase dimerization domain-containing protein, with protein MTETALLEVAWTDPVTGCRGYLVIDRLVRGVASGGLRMRRGCSLFEVRGLARSMTLKEGLNYDPDGRYVPLGGAKGGIDFDPYDERARDVVARYLRAMRPLIEQYWSMGEDLGLRQDVIDGVIAEIGLLSPVQAIYPLLEDRDAATARLAEAFRIEVGGLGLDELVGGLGVAQATLTGLEMLGLDHRPNRVVLQGFGAMGGATARFLADAGLRVVGVSDVRGVVANPDGLDVENLLRHRDRFGGIDRDNLKPGDELLPPEAWLDVPAEVLVPAAISYCVDADNQAKIGAQLIVEAANLPVTPAAEELLDARGIRVVPDFVANSATNSWWWWTLFGDVGADAEEAFGKVRARMRALVTSMFEVATLDGLSLRAAALQLSEKNLEAIHARFG; from the coding sequence ATGACCGAAACAGCCTTGCTCGAGGTGGCGTGGACCGACCCCGTGACCGGGTGCCGCGGGTACCTGGTGATCGACCGGCTCGTGCGCGGCGTGGCCAGCGGGGGCCTGCGGATGCGCCGCGGCTGCTCGCTGTTCGAGGTCCGCGGCCTGGCCAGGAGCATGACGCTCAAGGAAGGCCTCAACTACGACCCCGACGGCCGGTACGTCCCCCTCGGCGGCGCCAAGGGCGGCATCGACTTCGACCCCTACGACGAGCGCGCCCGCGACGTCGTCGCCCGCTACCTGCGCGCCATGCGGCCGCTCATCGAGCAGTACTGGAGCATGGGCGAGGACCTGGGGCTGCGGCAGGACGTCATCGACGGCGTCATCGCCGAAATCGGCCTGCTCAGCCCGGTGCAGGCGATCTACCCGCTGCTCGAAGACCGCGACGCGGCGACCGCCCGGCTGGCGGAGGCCTTCCGGATCGAGGTCGGCGGGCTGGGGCTCGACGAGCTCGTCGGCGGCCTCGGCGTCGCGCAGGCCACGCTCACCGGGCTCGAGATGCTCGGACTGGACCACCGGCCGAACCGCGTCGTGCTGCAGGGCTTCGGCGCGATGGGCGGGGCCACCGCCCGCTTCCTCGCCGACGCCGGGCTGCGCGTGGTCGGCGTCTCGGACGTGCGCGGGGTCGTCGCGAACCCGGACGGGCTCGACGTCGAAAACCTGCTCCGGCACCGCGACCGCTTCGGCGGCATCGACCGCGACAACCTCAAGCCGGGCGACGAGCTCCTGCCGCCGGAAGCCTGGCTGGACGTGCCGGCCGAGGTGCTGGTGCCCGCGGCCATCTCCTACTGCGTCGACGCCGACAACCAGGCCAAGATCGGCGCGCAGCTCATCGTCGAGGCCGCGAACCTGCCGGTCACCCCGGCCGCCGAAGAGCTCCTCGATGCCCGCGGCATCCGCGTGGTGCCGGACTTCGTCGCCAACTCGGCGACCAACTCGTGGTGGTGGTGGACGCTGTTCGGCGACGTCGGTGCGGACGCCGAGGAAGCCTTCGGCAAGGTCCGCGCCCGGATGCGCGCCCTGGTGACCAGCATGTTCGAGGTCGCCACCCTGGACGGCCTGAGCCTGCGCGCCGCCGCGCTGCAGCTGTCGGAGAAGAACCTCGAGGCCATCCACGCCCGCTTCGGCTGA
- a CDS encoding TetR/AcrR family transcriptional regulator, whose translation MMRKAVAVRREEIVRAALAQIRSRGISGVRAADVAHALDVSTALIFYHFGTLETLVIEAFRQAAEHELAKLNDELGKAGPADKRLRAVLALYGPSHHDNWQLWIEAGAAAMRDAALRAVLQRLDLRWRDAVVALIAEGVGAGTFRCPDPHGAAWRLTALLDGLAVQVVARQGTVTTGDCDRWVEQAMAYELGCRPGDQEGR comes from the coding sequence ATGATGCGGAAGGCCGTGGCCGTGCGGCGGGAGGAGATCGTGCGGGCCGCGCTCGCCCAGATTCGCTCCCGGGGCATCTCCGGCGTGCGGGCCGCCGATGTCGCTCACGCACTCGATGTCAGCACCGCGCTGATCTTCTACCACTTCGGGACCCTCGAAACGCTCGTCATCGAAGCCTTCCGGCAGGCCGCCGAGCACGAACTGGCCAAGCTGAACGACGAGCTCGGCAAGGCAGGCCCCGCCGACAAGCGGCTCCGCGCCGTCCTCGCCCTGTACGGGCCCTCGCACCACGACAACTGGCAGCTGTGGATCGAAGCCGGCGCCGCGGCCATGCGGGACGCCGCCCTGCGGGCCGTGCTGCAGCGGCTGGACCTGCGGTGGCGGGATGCCGTCGTGGCGCTGATCGCGGAGGGTGTCGGGGCCGGGACCTTCCGGTGCCCCGATCCGCACGGCGCCGCGTGGCGGCTGACCGCGCTGCTCGACGGGCTCGCCGTCCAGGTCGTCGCCCGGCAGGGCACCGTCACCACCGGGGACTGCGACCGGTGGGTCGAACAGGCGATGGCTTACGAGCTCGGATGTCGACCGGGGGATCAGGAGGGGCGATGA
- a CDS encoding TIGR03086 family metal-binding protein, with product MTVPALRPFRAEIPQPALDDLQNRLRGALWPDELPAEYGVTNERVRALAEYWLEKFDWRAFEARLNAHPQFVTEIDGETIHFLHVRSSRADATPLVLTHGWPGSIVEYLDVIGPLTEPASAAEPAFHLVIPSLPGFGFSGPARSAGWGTRRTAAAWTELMSRLGYEKYGAVGNDAGSMISPEIGRIAPEKVVGVHVTQLFSFPSGDPAELADLSEADQAALAHLQWFYENMFSFNTLHSQQPHTLAFALADSPLGLLAWNAQLFGEHLDPEFVLANVALYWLTRTGGSSIRFYYEDAHAASRPEGPTTVPTGLAMFAGDFRSIRRFAERDHANIVSWHSYDVAAGSGGPRDAAGHYAAHEATDVLVADIRRFFAGLNRGSSWPVLAAAHEALRSAIAGVADRSAPTPCAEWNVTQVLQHAAGDQLGYAAAITGSGGPDFNPFAPSGELPGPAAEYLEPALAASAAAFATVALDAPSVPTPLPQGALPAPVAVGAAALDAAVHAWDIARAAGQESPLTPQLAEQLLPVARRLAEPLRGFAYAPALEPSNGDDAAATLLRYLGRDPEWTA from the coding sequence ATGACGGTCCCCGCCCTCCGCCCGTTCCGCGCCGAGATCCCGCAGCCCGCCCTCGACGACCTGCAGAACCGCCTGCGCGGGGCACTGTGGCCGGATGAGCTGCCCGCGGAGTACGGCGTCACGAACGAGCGGGTCCGCGCGCTGGCCGAGTACTGGCTGGAGAAGTTCGACTGGCGGGCGTTCGAGGCGCGGCTCAACGCGCACCCGCAGTTCGTGACGGAGATCGACGGCGAGACCATCCACTTCCTGCACGTCCGCTCGTCGCGGGCGGACGCGACACCGCTGGTGCTGACGCACGGCTGGCCGGGCTCGATCGTGGAGTACCTCGACGTGATCGGCCCGCTGACCGAGCCGGCGTCGGCCGCCGAACCGGCGTTCCACCTGGTCATCCCGTCCCTGCCGGGCTTCGGGTTCTCGGGGCCGGCCCGGTCGGCGGGCTGGGGCACGCGGCGCACGGCGGCGGCGTGGACCGAGCTGATGAGCCGCCTGGGCTACGAGAAGTACGGCGCGGTGGGCAACGACGCGGGGTCGATGATCTCCCCGGAAATCGGCCGGATCGCGCCGGAAAAGGTCGTCGGGGTGCACGTCACGCAGCTGTTCTCGTTCCCCTCCGGCGACCCGGCCGAGCTGGCGGACCTGAGCGAAGCCGACCAGGCCGCGCTGGCGCATCTGCAGTGGTTCTACGAGAACATGTTCTCCTTCAACACACTGCACAGCCAGCAGCCGCACACGCTGGCGTTCGCGCTCGCGGACTCGCCGCTGGGCCTGCTGGCGTGGAACGCGCAGCTGTTCGGCGAGCACCTGGACCCGGAGTTCGTCCTGGCGAACGTGGCGCTGTACTGGCTGACCCGCACCGGTGGCTCGTCGATCCGCTTCTACTACGAGGACGCGCACGCGGCGTCGCGCCCGGAGGGCCCGACGACGGTCCCGACGGGCCTGGCGATGTTCGCGGGCGACTTCCGGTCGATCCGGCGGTTCGCCGAGCGCGACCACGCGAACATCGTCAGCTGGCACAGCTACGACGTGGCGGCGGGCTCCGGCGGTCCCCGCGACGCGGCCGGCCACTACGCGGCGCACGAGGCCACGGACGTTCTGGTGGCCGACATCCGCCGGTTCTTCGCCGGCCTGAACCGCGGCTCGTCCTGGCCGGTCCTGGCGGCGGCGCACGAGGCGCTGCGGTCGGCGATCGCGGGTGTGGCGGACCGGTCGGCGCCGACGCCGTGCGCGGAGTGGAACGTGACGCAGGTCCTCCAGCACGCGGCGGGCGACCAGCTGGGCTACGCGGCCGCGATCACGGGTTCGGGCGGCCCGGACTTCAACCCGTTCGCCCCGTCGGGCGAGCTCCCGGGCCCGGCGGCGGAGTACCTGGAGCCGGCTCTGGCGGCCTCGGCGGCGGCGTTCGCCACGGTGGCCCTCGACGCGCCTTCGGTCCCGACGCCCCTGCCCCAGGGAGCCCTCCCGGCCCCGGTGGCGGTGGGAGCGGCCGCGTTGGACGCGGCGGTCCACGCCTGGGACATCGCCAGGGCGGCGGGCCAGGAGTCCCCGCTGACGCCGCAGCTGGCCGAGCAGCTGCTCCCGGTGGCCCGCCGGCTGGCCGAGCCCCTGCGCGGCTTCGCGTACGCCCCGGCCTTGGAGCCTTCGAACGGCGACGACGCGGCCGCGACGCTGCTCCGATACCTGGGCCGCGATCCGGAGTGGACCGCCTGA
- a CDS encoding TetR/AcrR family transcriptional regulator, which translates to MRETATPETALPGRRGQAARNDIVILDAARHVFLGDPKAPISQVAERAGVGISALYRRYPSKEALLCRICHDGLLAYIGEAETAAEERDGWAALTGFLSRVVELDVHSLTVHLAGTFTPSPEMGRDARRAGELTKQLVERAHETGRLRPDAVAEDIGMILECCAAIRVDDEDRTSELRRRYLALLIEGLSAKGPDLPGPPPRPGEMNGRWRPA; encoded by the coding sequence ATGCGCGAGACCGCCACGCCCGAGACCGCCCTGCCCGGCCGCCGCGGCCAGGCCGCCCGCAACGACATCGTCATCCTCGACGCCGCCCGCCACGTCTTCCTCGGCGACCCGAAAGCGCCGATCTCGCAGGTCGCCGAGCGCGCCGGCGTGGGCATCAGCGCGCTCTACCGCCGGTACCCGAGCAAGGAAGCCCTGCTCTGCCGCATCTGCCACGACGGACTCCTCGCCTACATCGGCGAAGCCGAGACCGCCGCGGAGGAGCGGGACGGCTGGGCGGCGCTGACCGGGTTCCTCTCCCGGGTCGTCGAACTCGACGTGCACTCCCTGACCGTCCACCTCGCCGGCACGTTCACCCCGAGCCCCGAGATGGGCCGGGACGCGCGGCGGGCGGGCGAGCTGACGAAGCAGCTGGTCGAGCGGGCGCACGAAACCGGGCGTCTGCGGCCGGACGCCGTCGCCGAAGACATCGGCATGATCCTCGAGTGCTGCGCCGCCATCCGCGTCGACGACGAAGACCGGACGTCGGAACTGCGCCGCCGGTACCTCGCGCTGCTCATCGAGGGGTTGTCGGCGAAAGGTCCGGATCTGCCGGGCCCGCCGCCGCGTCCCGGTGAGATGAACGGCCGCTGGCGTCCGGCCTGA
- a CDS encoding DUF11 domain-containing protein, which translates to MVALASAFIALAPAAQADTPTSSVEVSPTTVVPGQTFTITQTIHNPTDFTVTFAKAAIYGSPTPITDVVDVVSCTNTTAVGCFQAGSSYRAAFGDLEAGGTRTTVWTLRVKDTAALGSFTLQHQFVGDNYAFETLDGPVITVAEPVTQADVKVALGATGHGGLNARIDYTVTVTNTGPSAATGIRVVAAYPAGLSFASGSGCVRVGTTRTVNCDVASLASGASATPKFSVNGGLLALGSYTTTATRTASSPADPNPANDSASKTCSALTGLIVTC; encoded by the coding sequence GTGGTCGCACTGGCCTCGGCGTTCATCGCCCTCGCCCCCGCCGCGCAGGCGGACACGCCCACCAGTTCCGTCGAAGTCAGCCCGACCACCGTGGTGCCGGGGCAGACGTTCACCATCACGCAAACCATTCACAACCCCACCGATTTCACGGTGACTTTCGCGAAGGCCGCCATTTACGGTTCGCCGACCCCGATCACCGACGTCGTCGACGTCGTGTCGTGCACCAATACGACGGCGGTCGGCTGCTTCCAGGCCGGGAGCAGTTACCGTGCCGCGTTCGGCGATCTCGAGGCCGGCGGCACGCGGACCACGGTGTGGACCTTGCGCGTCAAGGACACGGCGGCGCTCGGGTCGTTCACGCTGCAGCACCAGTTCGTCGGCGACAACTACGCCTTCGAAACCCTCGACGGCCCGGTGATCACCGTCGCCGAGCCGGTCACGCAGGCCGACGTCAAGGTCGCGCTGGGCGCCACCGGGCACGGCGGGCTGAACGCGCGCATCGACTACACCGTGACCGTGACGAACACCGGCCCGTCCGCGGCGACCGGAATCCGGGTCGTGGCCGCGTATCCGGCGGGCCTGTCGTTCGCCAGTGGCTCCGGGTGCGTCCGGGTCGGCACCACCCGGACCGTGAACTGTGACGTCGCTTCGCTGGCCAGCGGCGCGTCGGCGACGCCGAAGTTCTCGGTGAACGGCGGCCTGCTCGCGCTCGGTTCGTACACCACGACCGCGACGCGGACGGCGAGTTCGCCGGCGGATCCCAACCCCGCCAACGACAGCGCGTCGAAGACGTGCTCGGCGCTCACCGGGCTCATCGTGACCTGCTGA
- a CDS encoding trypsin-like serine peptidase, giving the protein MVAIKIPRTALTAAAALLVMGTGLVLGTGTTADDAYAAGAPVPVTTSAPAPVATSVTPPASAAPAAPAAPVKSAAASPVGALFAGGRHFCSASVVHSTAGDLVLTAAHCVRGGMTFAPGYHDGVAPFGMWTVTSVAVAGGWTASADPDLDFAFLTVRQSGNPASLESLTGANVLGTNRGFEHRITLTGYPDTTDSPVVCAGNTTRSGDYQQRVACPGFPDGTSGGPWVTGGAVIGVIGGYQLGGDTPDVSYSAYFDDDIAKLYASVTG; this is encoded by the coding sequence GTGGTGGCGATCAAGATTCCCCGCACCGCGCTGACGGCCGCGGCGGCGTTGCTGGTCATGGGGACCGGGCTGGTCCTCGGCACCGGCACGACCGCCGACGACGCCTACGCCGCGGGCGCGCCGGTCCCGGTCACCACTTCGGCGCCTGCTCCGGTCGCCACGTCCGTCACCCCGCCTGCTTCGGCTGCCCCGGCTGCTCCGGCTGCCCCCGTGAAGTCCGCCGCCGCTTCCCCGGTCGGGGCACTGTTCGCGGGCGGCCGCCACTTCTGCTCGGCGAGCGTCGTGCACTCCACCGCCGGCGACCTCGTCCTGACCGCCGCGCACTGCGTCCGGGGCGGCATGACCTTCGCCCCCGGCTACCACGACGGCGTCGCGCCCTTCGGAATGTGGACGGTGACGTCGGTGGCCGTCGCCGGCGGCTGGACGGCGTCGGCGGACCCGGATCTGGATTTCGCGTTCCTGACCGTCCGGCAGAGCGGAAACCCGGCTTCGCTGGAAAGCCTCACCGGCGCGAACGTGCTCGGCACGAATCGCGGATTCGAGCACCGGATCACCCTCACGGGCTACCCCGACACGACCGATTCCCCGGTGGTCTGCGCCGGGAACACCACGCGTTCCGGCGATTACCAGCAGCGCGTGGCGTGCCCCGGTTTTCCGGACGGAACCAGCGGGGGGCCGTGGGTGACCGGCGGCGCGGTGATCGGCGTGATCGGCGGTTACCAGCTCGGCGGCGACACCCCGGACGTTTCCTACAGCGCGTATTTCGACGACGACATCGCGAAGCTGTACGCGTCGGTCACCGGCTAG
- a CDS encoding rhomboid family intramembrane serine protease, whose protein sequence is MNEGPVRSDAEAMIAEAKKALWVMVGLLAVLWVIQLVNAPTGYGLSREFGIEARDPGSLPEILSSPFLHYGWTHLEGNSGPLFIFGFLAAYRGVKKWVGVSLLIIVASGLGVWFISPANSVTVGASGLVFGYFGYIIVRGLFDRHLIDIVLGLVMALCFAYQFTSLLPSQEGVSWQGHLVGFAGGIVGGWLFRDRRPKAVAAPDPATALLPKDVS, encoded by the coding sequence ATGAACGAGGGCCCGGTCCGCAGCGACGCCGAGGCGATGATCGCCGAGGCCAAGAAGGCCCTGTGGGTGATGGTCGGCCTGCTGGCCGTGCTGTGGGTGATCCAGCTCGTCAACGCCCCCACCGGCTACGGCCTGAGCCGCGAGTTCGGCATCGAGGCGCGCGATCCGGGGTCGCTGCCGGAGATCCTCAGCTCTCCGTTCCTGCACTACGGCTGGACCCACCTCGAGGGCAACTCGGGGCCGCTGTTCATCTTCGGCTTCCTCGCCGCCTACCGCGGGGTGAAGAAGTGGGTCGGTGTCAGCCTGCTGATCATCGTCGCCAGCGGCCTCGGCGTCTGGTTCATCTCGCCGGCGAACTCGGTCACCGTCGGCGCCAGCGGCCTGGTCTTCGGCTACTTCGGCTACATCATCGTGCGCGGGCTCTTCGACCGGCACCTGATCGACATCGTGCTCGGGCTGGTGATGGCGTTGTGCTTCGCCTACCAGTTCACGTCCCTGCTGCCGAGCCAGGAAGGGGTCAGCTGGCAGGGCCACCTCGTCGGGTTCGCCGGCGGCATCGTCGGCGGCTGGCTGTTCCGCGACCGGCGGCCCAAGGCGGTCGCCGCCCCGGACCCGGCGACCGCCCTGCTCCCCAAGGACGTCAGCTAG
- the folP gene encoding dihydropteroate synthase, protein MTSHRPEMVFRGRRMPGDRALVMAIVNRTPDSFYDKGATFADTAALEAVDRAVAAGADIVDIGGVKAGEGPEVDVDEESRRVVPFVAEVRRRHPGLVISVDTWRHEVGRQVCEAGADLLNDTWAGADPKLVEIAAEFGAGYVCSHVGGMPVRTDPYPEPTPERPFWPRYDDVVADVVAELTEAASRTVAAGVPRGGVLIDPTFDFGKSTRHGLELLRHFDRLVATGWPVLVALSNKDLIGETLDVEAHDRLAGTLAATAIAAHAGAAVFRAHNVRETREAVEAVAGLESVVD, encoded by the coding sequence ATGACGTCACACCGGCCGGAGATGGTCTTCCGGGGCCGTCGCATGCCCGGCGACCGCGCCCTGGTCATGGCCATCGTCAACCGCACGCCCGACTCCTTCTACGACAAGGGGGCGACCTTCGCCGACACCGCGGCCCTGGAGGCGGTGGACCGCGCGGTCGCCGCGGGCGCCGACATCGTGGACATCGGCGGGGTCAAGGCGGGCGAGGGCCCGGAGGTCGACGTCGACGAGGAGAGCAGGCGGGTGGTGCCGTTCGTCGCCGAGGTGCGCCGCCGCCACCCGGGGCTCGTCATCAGCGTCGACACCTGGCGCCACGAGGTCGGCCGCCAGGTCTGCGAAGCGGGCGCCGACCTCCTCAACGACACCTGGGCGGGCGCCGACCCGAAGCTGGTCGAGATCGCTGCGGAGTTCGGCGCCGGGTACGTCTGCTCCCACGTCGGGGGCATGCCGGTGCGCACGGACCCGTACCCGGAGCCGACCCCGGAGCGCCCGTTCTGGCCCCGCTACGACGACGTCGTGGCGGACGTGGTCGCCGAGCTGACAGAGGCGGCTTCACGGACGGTCGCCGCCGGCGTGCCTCGCGGCGGCGTGCTGATCGACCCGACGTTCGACTTCGGCAAGAGCACCCGCCACGGGCTGGAGCTGCTGAGACACTTCGACCGGCTGGTGGCGACGGGCTGGCCGGTGCTGGTGGCGCTGTCGAACAAGGACCTGATCGGCGAGACGCTGGACGTCGAAGCCCACGACCGCTTGGCGGGCACCCTGGCGGCCACGGCGATCGCGGCGCACGCAGGTGCGGCGGTGTTCAGGGCGCACAACGTCAGGGAGACAAGGGAAGCAGTGGAGGCGGTGGCCGGGCTGGAGTCCGTTGTGGACTGA